From a region of the Actinopolymorpha singaporensis genome:
- a CDS encoding acetolactate synthase: MTEIEQTGMGGSESSGVREGHGGDLAVAVARAHGVSAMFTLSGAHVFPLYDAAVGGAGRPSPPPLRLVDVRHEQTAVFAAEAVGKLTRTPGLAVVTAGPGVTNAVSAVTQAHQAGSPLVLLGGRAPTQRWGAGSLQELDHPPLLAPVTKLAATVPTVDEIVPAVDQAFRLAGARHRGPVFLDVPMDQLYSRTSASVPEVAEPDLGEPDAEAVGEIASLLASAQRPLLVLGSDVYLDRADCAARTLVEELELPVVANGMGRGIFQPGHPQLVSRARSTAVGRCDLAIVVGTPLDFRLAYGSFGGRDGAPPAKVVHVADAPDQLAAHVALAAAAAGPLRITLATLATAWEQVLRRPGWTAWSAELRASEQAARARDAALLTADTDPIHPARIYGELRRLLAEDAVVIGDGGDFVSFAGKYVEPARPGCWLDPGPFGCLGAGLGAAIAARVSRPSSQVVLLLGDGAAGMSLLDVDTLVRHRLPVVMVVGNNGCWGLEKHPMRMLYGYDVATDLRPATRYDQVVRALGGAGETVARPDDIGPALRRAFDSGVPYLLNVLTDPEIPYPRATFGV; this comes from the coding sequence ATGACCGAGATCGAGCAGACGGGCATGGGGGGCTCTGAGAGTTCGGGGGTCCGCGAAGGCCACGGCGGCGACCTCGCGGTCGCGGTGGCCCGGGCACACGGTGTCTCCGCGATGTTCACCCTGTCCGGTGCCCACGTCTTCCCGCTGTACGACGCGGCGGTCGGCGGCGCCGGGCGGCCCTCCCCTCCCCCGCTGCGCCTGGTCGACGTCCGGCACGAGCAAACCGCCGTGTTCGCGGCCGAGGCGGTCGGCAAACTCACCCGCACACCCGGACTGGCGGTGGTCACCGCCGGGCCGGGCGTCACCAACGCGGTGAGCGCGGTGACCCAGGCCCACCAGGCGGGGTCACCGCTGGTGTTGCTCGGTGGCCGCGCGCCGACCCAGCGGTGGGGCGCGGGCAGCCTGCAGGAGCTCGACCATCCACCGCTGCTCGCCCCGGTCACCAAGCTGGCCGCGACCGTACCCACCGTGGACGAGATCGTCCCTGCGGTGGACCAGGCGTTCCGGCTCGCGGGCGCGCGCCACCGTGGCCCGGTCTTCCTCGACGTACCCATGGACCAGCTCTACAGCCGTACGTCCGCGTCCGTGCCCGAGGTGGCCGAACCCGATCTCGGTGAGCCGGACGCGGAGGCAGTCGGCGAGATCGCGAGCCTGCTGGCGTCCGCCCAGCGTCCGCTGCTGGTGCTCGGCTCCGACGTCTACCTGGACCGTGCCGACTGTGCCGCCCGCACGCTCGTCGAGGAGCTCGAGCTACCGGTCGTCGCCAACGGCATGGGCCGCGGCATCTTCCAGCCCGGGCACCCGCAGCTGGTGTCCCGGGCCCGTTCGACCGCCGTCGGGCGCTGCGACCTGGCCATCGTGGTGGGTACGCCGCTGGACTTCCGGCTGGCGTACGGCTCCTTCGGTGGCCGCGACGGCGCGCCGCCGGCGAAGGTCGTGCACGTCGCCGACGCACCGGACCAGTTGGCCGCGCACGTAGCCCTCGCGGCCGCCGCGGCCGGGCCGTTGCGGATCACGCTGGCCACCCTGGCAACCGCGTGGGAGCAGGTGCTGCGCCGCCCGGGCTGGACGGCCTGGTCCGCGGAGCTGCGGGCGAGCGAGCAGGCGGCCCGGGCCCGCGACGCCGCGCTGCTGACGGCGGACACCGACCCGATCCATCCGGCCCGCATCTACGGCGAGCTTCGCCGCCTGCTGGCCGAGGACGCCGTGGTGATCGGTGACGGTGGCGACTTCGTGTCGTTCGCCGGAAAGTACGTCGAGCCGGCCCGCCCGGGATGCTGGCTGGATCCCGGGCCGTTCGGCTGTCTCGGCGCGGGCCTCGGCGCGGCGATCGCCGCCCGGGTGAGCCGGCCGTCCTCGCAGGTCGTGCTGCTGCTCGGGGACGGCGCCGCAGGGATGTCGCTGCTCGACGTCGACACGCTGGTGCGGCACCGGCTGCCGGTGGTGATGGTGGTCGGCAACAACGGCTGCTGGGGGCTGGAGAAGCACCCCATGCGGATGTTGTACGGCTACGACGTCGCCACAGACCTGCGCCCGGCCACCCGCTACGACCAGGTCGTGCGTGCCCTTGGCGGGGCCGGCGAGACGGTCGCCCGCCCGGACGACATCGGGCCTGCGCTGCGCCGGGCGTTCGACTCGGGGGTGCCGTACCTCCTCAATGTGCTCACCGACCCCGAGATCCCCTACCCGAGGGCCACCTTCGGCGTCTGA
- a CDS encoding DUF2785 domain-containing protein, with the protein MGVRSGYWEHIRASGFRLPDDRPLDDLTAELVQMLGDPDPRVRDGIARPVLLTWIGDGVYDDLLPGFGDGVAEGLYTGLGDDGTDTVFRRAGSARLLAEAVLRDQVARVLHSDAIFRWGDRAASWFVRERDLRGYVDGRGWAHAVAHGADLLAALARSEHFEKLELTVLLDVVADRLLTPAGYHFRNGEDDRLAFAVMTVLHRNLLDVDVLEPWVERLAAALVPPPDEDDEPQPEWPTPVAGNTGSFLRALHLQLALGVVGQQTPRDVALFGTPPHVRADLLLVLLRVLRASRPGLFSAPSR; encoded by the coding sequence GTGGGGGTTCGGTCAGGTTACTGGGAACACATCCGCGCAAGCGGTTTCAGGCTGCCCGACGACCGCCCTCTCGACGACCTGACCGCCGAGCTCGTGCAGATGCTCGGCGACCCCGACCCACGGGTTCGCGACGGCATCGCCCGGCCGGTGCTCCTCACCTGGATCGGCGACGGCGTCTACGACGACCTGCTGCCCGGTTTCGGCGACGGGGTGGCCGAGGGCCTGTACACCGGGCTCGGCGACGACGGCACCGACACGGTGTTCCGGCGCGCCGGCTCCGCCAGGTTGCTGGCCGAGGCGGTGTTGCGGGACCAGGTGGCCAGGGTGCTGCACTCCGACGCGATCTTCCGCTGGGGCGACCGGGCGGCTTCGTGGTTCGTCCGCGAACGCGATCTACGCGGGTACGTCGACGGGCGCGGCTGGGCGCACGCGGTCGCCCACGGCGCCGACCTGCTCGCCGCGCTGGCCCGCTCCGAACACTTCGAGAAGCTCGAACTCACCGTGCTGCTCGACGTGGTGGCCGACCGGCTGCTCACCCCCGCCGGCTACCACTTCCGCAACGGCGAGGACGACCGGCTGGCGTTCGCCGTGATGACCGTGCTCCACCGCAACCTGCTCGACGTCGACGTGCTCGAGCCGTGGGTCGAACGCCTCGCCGCCGCGCTGGTTCCGCCGCCGGACGAGGACGACGAGCCCCAGCCGGAGTGGCCCACCCCGGTCGCCGGCAACACCGGTTCCTTCCTGCGGGCGCTTCACCTCCAGCTCGCGCTCGGTGTCGTCGGTCAGCAGACGCCACGCGACGTGGCGTTGTTCGGAACCCCACCGCACGTACGCGCCGACCTGCTGCTGGTGCTGCTGCGAGTGCTGCGGGCCAGCCGCCCGGGGTTGTTCTCCGCGCCGTCGCGCTGA
- a CDS encoding sensor histidine kinase, with product MPSLDDVVRQYTELAELDREWLHRLVAEWQMLADLSFADLVLWVPDREGLGFWACAQMRPTTGPTAHLDDLVGSFVPRGRRQLLDTAYDDGRICREGDPEWRDEVPVRIESIPVRRSGRVLGVITRNTNLLSVRTPSRLELTYLKTAADLAQMISEGGFPLPGEPADLDAAPRVGDGLVRLDVDGVVTYASPNAQSAYRRLGLTGDLLGCHLGTITAGLLPPSRRPVDEAIPVLISGRAPRQTEVENNGAVVTMRVIPLVPNATQVGALVLLRDVTDLRRRERELLTKDATIREIHHRVKNNLQTVAALLRLQARRIGAAGGREALEEAVRRVGTIAIVHETLSTAFEERVEFDEVADRVLAMVAEVSIPETRVAPRRVGSFGLLGAETATPLAMVITEVAQNAVQHGVGRRGGRVEVIADRSAGRLRVVVEDDGRGLPADFDVERSGQLGLQIVRTLVESELGGVLSIGGREEGSGTRVVVDLPDEGQPRGRGRHAHL from the coding sequence GTGCCCTCTCTCGACGACGTCGTCCGCCAGTACACCGAGCTCGCCGAGCTCGATCGCGAGTGGCTGCACCGACTGGTGGCCGAGTGGCAGATGCTCGCGGACCTGTCGTTCGCCGATCTCGTCCTGTGGGTCCCGGACCGGGAGGGGCTGGGTTTCTGGGCGTGTGCGCAGATGCGCCCGACGACCGGGCCGACCGCCCACCTCGACGACCTGGTGGGGTCGTTCGTGCCACGAGGACGCCGGCAGCTGCTGGACACCGCCTACGACGACGGCCGGATCTGCCGGGAAGGTGACCCGGAATGGCGGGACGAGGTGCCGGTCCGGATCGAGAGCATCCCGGTGCGCCGCTCCGGCCGGGTGCTCGGCGTCATCACCCGCAACACGAACTTGCTCTCGGTCCGAACGCCGAGCAGGTTGGAGTTGACATACCTCAAGACCGCGGCGGACCTCGCGCAGATGATCAGCGAGGGCGGCTTTCCGTTGCCAGGCGAGCCGGCCGACCTCGACGCGGCACCGCGGGTGGGTGACGGTCTGGTCCGGCTCGATGTGGACGGCGTTGTGACGTACGCGAGTCCGAACGCCCAGTCGGCATATCGCCGGCTCGGCCTGACCGGCGATCTCCTCGGCTGTCACCTGGGGACGATCACCGCCGGTTTGCTGCCGCCGTCGCGCCGCCCGGTGGACGAGGCGATTCCGGTGCTCATCTCCGGACGCGCGCCCCGCCAGACCGAGGTGGAGAACAACGGTGCGGTGGTCACCATGCGGGTGATTCCGTTGGTGCCGAACGCTACCCAGGTTGGCGCGCTGGTGTTGCTGCGCGACGTCACCGATCTACGTCGGCGCGAACGTGAACTCCTCACCAAGGACGCGACCATCCGCGAGATCCACCACCGTGTCAAGAACAACCTGCAGACGGTGGCCGCCCTGCTCCGCCTGCAGGCGCGCCGCATCGGAGCGGCCGGTGGCCGGGAGGCGCTGGAGGAGGCGGTCCGGCGGGTGGGCACGATCGCGATCGTGCACGAGACGCTGTCCACGGCGTTCGAGGAACGCGTCGAGTTCGACGAGGTGGCCGACCGGGTGCTGGCGATGGTGGCCGAGGTGTCGATCCCGGAGACCAGGGTGGCGCCCCGGCGGGTCGGGTCGTTCGGGCTGCTCGGCGCGGAGACGGCGACGCCCTTGGCGATGGTGATCACCGAGGTTGCGCAGAACGCCGTCCAGCACGGTGTGGGCCGGCGGGGCGGCCGGGTCGAGGTGATCGCCGACCGGTCGGCGGGCCGGTTGCGAGTGGTGGTCGAGGACGACGGGCGCGGACTGCCCGCGGACTTCGACGTGGAGCGCTCGGGCCAGCTGGGCCTGCAGATCGTCCGCACCCTGGTGGAGAGCGAACTCGGCGGGGTGCTGTCGATCGGCGGCCGGGAGGAAGGTAGTGGCACCCGGGTGGTGGTCGACCTTCCCGACGAGGGACAGCCGCGCGGTCGCGGGCGGCACGCACACCTGTGA
- the rsrA gene encoding mycothiol system anti-sigma-R factor: protein MSCGKPHETDCSEVLERVFLFLDREMEDADCSQIQRHLDECAPCLQKYDLEGLVKSLVARSCGQDKPPSDLRQKVLLRIRAVHVEISEDSGPPAG, encoded by the coding sequence ATGAGCTGCGGCAAGCCCCACGAGACCGACTGTTCGGAGGTCCTGGAGCGGGTCTTCCTCTTCCTCGACCGGGAGATGGAGGACGCGGACTGTTCGCAGATCCAGCGGCATCTGGACGAGTGCGCGCCGTGTCTGCAGAAGTACGACCTCGAGGGCTTGGTGAAGTCCCTGGTGGCCCGCTCCTGCGGCCAGGACAAGCCGCCGAGCGACCTTCGCCAGAAGGTGCTTCTGCGTATCCGCGCGGTGCATGTGGAGATCAGCGAGGACTCCGGACCGCCGGCCGGCTGA
- a CDS encoding DUF3311 domain-containing protein, whose protein sequence is MVAPAARGSAPLVTPTRVVVAVLLAAPFVGTLWVTSYARVEPRLGAFPFFYWYQILWIFLSALCTVAAYLLVRRENRRRGSSASTRAAEARSAGDTGTTTTTTDRTEGGTR, encoded by the coding sequence ATGGTGGCACCAGCAGCTCGCGGATCCGCACCACTGGTCACCCCCACCCGGGTGGTGGTCGCGGTGCTGCTCGCCGCGCCGTTCGTGGGCACGTTGTGGGTGACGTCGTACGCCCGGGTGGAGCCGCGCCTCGGCGCGTTCCCCTTCTTCTACTGGTACCAGATCCTCTGGATCTTCCTGTCCGCCCTGTGCACGGTCGCCGCCTACCTGCTGGTGCGGCGGGAGAACCGCCGGCGCGGCAGCTCGGCGTCGACCAGGGCAGCCGAAGCCCGGTCCGCCGGTGACACGGGCACCACGACCACCACGACAGACCGGACCGAAGGCGGTACGCGATGA
- a CDS encoding 50S ribosomal protein bL37 → MAKNGRRRRARRKKAANHGKRPNT, encoded by the coding sequence ATGGCGAAGAACGGAAGGCGACGTCGGGCCCGGCGCAAGAAGGCCGCCAACCACGGCAAGCGCCCCAACACCTGA
- a CDS encoding biotin/lipoyl-binding carrier protein encodes MAEQVRAEMVANVFEVAVQSGDSVLAGQTLLVLESMKMEIPVLAEYAGRVREVTVKPGEVVQEGDLLVVLD; translated from the coding sequence GTGGCCGAGCAGGTCAGGGCGGAGATGGTCGCGAACGTCTTCGAGGTGGCGGTGCAGTCCGGTGACTCGGTGCTGGCGGGGCAGACGCTGCTGGTGCTGGAGTCGATGAAGATGGAGATCCCCGTGCTCGCCGAGTACGCCGGCCGGGTGCGCGAGGTCACCGTGAAGCCGGGCGAGGTCGTCCAGGAAGGCGACCTGCTCGTCGTACTCGACTGA
- a CDS encoding WhiB family transcriptional regulator gives MDWRHRAICRDEDPELFFPIGNTGPALLQIEEAKAVCRRCEVVDLCLQWALETGQDAGVWGGMSEEERRALKRRAARSRARII, from the coding sequence ATGGACTGGCGCCACCGGGCCATCTGCCGGGACGAGGACCCTGAGCTGTTCTTCCCGATCGGGAACACCGGGCCCGCGCTCCTGCAGATCGAGGAGGCCAAGGCGGTCTGCCGTCGTTGTGAAGTCGTCGACCTCTGTCTGCAGTGGGCCCTTGAAACCGGCCAGGACGCCGGAGTCTGGGGCGGAATGAGCGAAGAGGAGCGACGGGCGCTCAAGCGCCGCGCCGCCCGCTCCCGGGCCCGCATCATCTGA
- a CDS encoding HD-GYP domain-containing protein — MSGTLSPYRTHPRLDGSVLLSVCAGVLLLVAVVETAMRGVTAPAVAGVFGCLVAVGEMVRLRLPDDRVQAPIGLATALGYALLSHLPTEGRASHSILQTVAVTSGGMLAGALPHVLAGRSAELEGIARRVLVVAGVALLFRPLVLDDELFASFDSHVPSDYVLLTVVVGLVAWPLEAVLAAGVAASQQWGPFRALLRNELGAFFGIGAAIASTGVLIPLATWEVGLWGLPLVTIPLLLAQLSYRRYAAIRRTQVQTIQALSRATEVGGYTDTGHARRVTALALAIGRDLGLPERRMRVLQYAALMHDLGQLSLTDAIPGGATVLVTPDERRRIATFGAQVVRQTGVLEDVAEVVEAQAEPYRRPHLPDDPTVPQESRIIKVVNAYDDMVGRATSEDARLEALEGLRLGMAYEYDPRVVASLARVLDRVTPAPR; from the coding sequence GTGAGCGGCACGCTGTCGCCGTACCGCACCCACCCGCGACTGGACGGCTCGGTCCTGCTGTCGGTGTGCGCCGGTGTCCTGCTGTTGGTCGCGGTGGTGGAGACCGCCATGCGCGGCGTCACGGCGCCGGCGGTGGCGGGCGTGTTCGGGTGCCTGGTCGCGGTCGGTGAGATGGTGCGACTGCGGCTGCCCGATGACCGGGTGCAGGCGCCCATCGGGCTGGCCACGGCACTGGGATACGCCCTCCTCAGTCACCTGCCCACGGAGGGACGGGCGTCCCACTCGATCCTGCAGACCGTCGCGGTGACCTCCGGCGGGATGCTCGCGGGCGCGCTTCCCCACGTGCTCGCAGGCCGGTCGGCCGAGTTGGAGGGCATCGCCCGGCGGGTGCTCGTGGTGGCCGGTGTCGCCCTGCTGTTCCGTCCGCTGGTCCTCGACGACGAGCTGTTCGCCTCGTTCGACAGCCACGTCCCCTCCGACTACGTCCTGCTCACGGTGGTCGTGGGCCTGGTCGCCTGGCCATTGGAAGCGGTGCTCGCCGCCGGAGTCGCGGCCAGCCAGCAGTGGGGGCCGTTCCGGGCGCTGCTGCGCAACGAGCTCGGCGCGTTCTTCGGCATCGGTGCGGCGATCGCGTCTACCGGGGTGCTCATCCCGCTGGCCACGTGGGAAGTCGGTCTGTGGGGCCTGCCACTGGTCACCATCCCGCTGCTGCTGGCCCAGCTGTCCTACCGCCGGTACGCCGCGATCAGGCGTACCCAGGTGCAGACCATCCAGGCGCTGTCGCGGGCCACCGAGGTCGGCGGCTACACCGACACCGGCCACGCCCGCCGGGTCACCGCCCTCGCCCTCGCCATCGGCCGCGACCTCGGCCTGCCCGAACGCCGGATGCGGGTACTGCAGTACGCCGCCCTCATGCACGACCTCGGCCAGCTCTCCCTCACCGACGCCATCCCCGGCGGCGCGACCGTGCTGGTGACCCCGGACGAGCGCCGGCGGATCGCGACGTTCGGCGCGCAGGTCGTCCGCCAGACCGGCGTGCTGGAGGACGTCGCGGAGGTGGTGGAGGCCCAGGCCGAGCCGTACCGCCGCCCGCACCTGCCCGACGACCCGACCGTGCCGCAGGAGAGCCGGATCATCAAGGTCGTCAACGCCTATGACGACATGGTGGGCCGGGCCACCAGCGAGGACGCGCGGCTGGAGGCACTGGAGGGACTCCGGCTGGGAATGGCGTACGAGTACGACCCGCGGGTCGTCGCCTCGCTGGCGAGGGTTCTCGACCGGGTGACGCCGGCTCCCCGCTGA
- a CDS encoding HD-GYP domain-containing protein, protein MPRRSTRVYVLGLCVVAGVISVLSVANVSRPTDIVWFALLVLLTEQLKSRLGRNVIVSLTSVVAVATYPVLGMWGAPALIGALFATRHDNPVFKRAYNVAQNVVCTFIGGFTYITLGGEVGDLARDSFPQILVQITAAIVAYHVANATLLIGVLWLDGGRAPVRALRANFFEVFLSFLGYSYLGLLLAVLWLGQLGPFAGLLLLVPLLVARWAFAQYAAEQKSHQSTLQALAQAIETKDLYTRGHGERVARAARLLGTQMGWDGDRLDAVAEAGLLHDVGKIGVPTRILQKDGRLTEEEFEAIKQHPLHGVEVVGDIAFLEDARAGIMHHHERYDGTGYPSGLRAGDIPVFARVLSISDAFDCMTSVRSYRAARPVPEALDELRRCRGSHFDPELVDKFVTAVEREGWQPAPAQPVQPTPAARQKVLFDHDDPVHPPQVEGSAEANS, encoded by the coding sequence ATGCCGAGGCGGTCCACCCGGGTCTACGTACTTGGGCTGTGTGTTGTCGCCGGCGTGATCTCCGTGCTCTCGGTGGCCAACGTCTCAAGGCCGACGGACATCGTGTGGTTCGCCCTGCTCGTGCTGCTCACCGAGCAGCTGAAGTCGAGGCTCGGCCGCAACGTCATCGTCTCCCTCACCTCCGTCGTCGCGGTGGCGACCTACCCGGTGCTCGGGATGTGGGGTGCGCCGGCACTGATCGGCGCGCTCTTCGCCACCAGGCATGACAATCCCGTTTTCAAACGGGCCTACAACGTCGCCCAGAACGTCGTCTGCACGTTCATCGGCGGCTTCACGTACATCACGCTCGGCGGCGAGGTCGGTGACCTCGCACGTGACTCGTTCCCGCAGATCCTGGTCCAGATCACGGCGGCGATCGTCGCCTACCACGTGGCGAACGCCACGCTGCTGATCGGGGTTCTCTGGCTCGACGGCGGCCGGGCGCCGGTGCGCGCACTCCGTGCCAACTTCTTCGAGGTCTTCCTCTCCTTCCTCGGCTACTCCTACCTCGGCCTGCTGCTCGCCGTGCTCTGGCTCGGCCAGCTCGGCCCGTTCGCCGGTCTGCTGCTCCTGGTGCCGTTGCTGGTCGCGCGCTGGGCGTTCGCGCAGTACGCCGCGGAGCAGAAGTCCCACCAGTCCACGCTGCAGGCACTGGCCCAGGCGATCGAGACCAAGGACCTCTACACCCGCGGCCACGGTGAGCGGGTCGCCCGGGCCGCGCGCCTGCTCGGCACCCAGATGGGCTGGGACGGCGACCGCCTGGACGCCGTGGCCGAGGCCGGTCTGCTGCACGACGTCGGCAAGATCGGCGTACCCACCCGGATCCTGCAGAAGGACGGCCGGCTCACCGAGGAGGAGTTCGAGGCCATCAAGCAGCACCCGCTGCACGGCGTCGAGGTGGTCGGCGACATCGCGTTTTTGGAGGACGCCCGGGCCGGCATCATGCACCACCACGAGCGCTACGACGGCACCGGTTACCCCTCCGGGCTGCGGGCCGGCGACATCCCGGTGTTCGCCCGGGTGCTGTCGATCTCCGACGCCTTCGACTGCATGACCAGCGTGCGTTCCTACCGCGCCGCCCGCCCGGTCCCGGAGGCCCTGGACGAGCTCCGGCGCTGCCGCGGAAGCCACTTCGACCCCGAGCTTGTCGACAAGTTCGTCACCGCCGTCGAACGCGAGGGATGGCAGCCCGCGCCGGCGCAGCCGGTGCAGCCGACGCCGGCGGCCAGGCAGAAGGTCCTCTTCGACCACGACGACCCGGTGCACCCGCCCCAGGTCGAGGGCTCGGCCGAGGCCAACTCGTGA
- the mctP gene encoding monocarboxylate uptake permease MctP: MKPGIDATALAVVVVLFVAVTVLGFKAARWQQGGSLASLDEWGLGGRRFGTWVTWFLLGGDLYTAYTFVAVPAVMFASGAQGFFAVPYTIIVYPLVFLFLPRLWSVSHRRGYVTPADFVQGRFGSRALALAVALTGILATMPYIALQLVGIQAVFEVMGLGGSGNILLADAPLFLAFAVLAAYTYSSGLRAPALIAFVKDLLIYLVIVVAIVYIPTRLGGWGGIFDAAERKFAAADGAAGHPAEFSFAAVGQAWPYATLALGSAMALFMYPHAITAVLSAKNRAVPRRNAAILPAYSFLLALLALLGFMAIAAGIKPVGLNGKPNAQLSVPMLFDAMFPSWFAGVAFAAVAIGALVPAAIMSIAAANLWTRNVYKAFLRPGATHAEEARQSKLVSLVVKFGALIFVLGLDKSFAINLQLLGGIWILQTFPAIVFGLYTRWFHRWALFAGWAVGMAYGTWTAYNISNPLTGAQHFGGSTASIPLLGEKGYVAMTAWVLNVVVTVVATVVLRALKVPNGQDRTQPGDYLADAGEPGVRDVVTPGVTGKSGAAAEA, encoded by the coding sequence ATGAAACCTGGAATCGACGCCACCGCACTCGCGGTGGTCGTGGTGTTGTTCGTCGCCGTGACGGTGCTCGGCTTCAAGGCCGCCCGGTGGCAGCAGGGCGGTTCGCTGGCCAGCCTGGACGAATGGGGGCTCGGCGGCCGGCGGTTCGGCACGTGGGTGACGTGGTTCCTGCTCGGCGGCGACCTCTACACCGCGTACACCTTCGTGGCCGTGCCGGCGGTGATGTTCGCCTCCGGCGCGCAGGGCTTCTTCGCGGTGCCGTACACGATCATCGTGTATCCGTTGGTGTTCTTGTTCCTTCCGAGGCTGTGGTCGGTGTCGCATCGGCGCGGGTACGTCACCCCGGCCGACTTCGTGCAGGGACGCTTCGGCTCCCGCGCGCTCGCCCTGGCCGTCGCCCTCACCGGCATCCTGGCCACGATGCCCTACATCGCCTTGCAGCTGGTCGGAATCCAGGCCGTGTTCGAGGTGATGGGCCTGGGTGGCTCGGGCAACATCCTGCTCGCCGACGCCCCGCTCTTCCTCGCGTTCGCCGTCCTGGCGGCCTACACCTACTCCTCGGGCCTGCGCGCGCCGGCGCTGATCGCCTTCGTCAAGGACCTGCTGATCTACCTCGTGATCGTGGTGGCGATCGTCTACATCCCCACCAGGCTGGGCGGTTGGGGCGGCATCTTCGACGCGGCCGAGAGGAAGTTCGCCGCCGCCGACGGCGCGGCCGGGCACCCGGCGGAGTTCTCCTTCGCCGCGGTCGGCCAGGCCTGGCCGTACGCCACGCTGGCACTGGGTTCGGCGATGGCGCTGTTCATGTACCCCCACGCCATCACCGCCGTCCTGTCGGCGAAGAACCGCGCCGTGCCACGCCGCAACGCCGCGATCCTGCCGGCGTACTCCTTCCTGCTGGCCCTGCTCGCCCTGCTCGGCTTCATGGCGATCGCGGCCGGGATCAAGCCCGTCGGGCTGAACGGCAAGCCCAACGCGCAGCTGTCGGTGCCGATGCTGTTCGACGCGATGTTCCCGAGCTGGTTCGCCGGAGTGGCCTTCGCCGCGGTCGCGATCGGCGCACTGGTACCCGCCGCGATCATGTCCATCGCGGCGGCCAATCTGTGGACCCGCAACGTCTACAAGGCGTTCCTGCGCCCGGGCGCCACTCATGCCGAGGAGGCCAGGCAGTCCAAGCTGGTCTCGCTGGTGGTGAAGTTCGGTGCGCTGATCTTCGTGCTGGGCCTGGACAAGAGCTTCGCCATCAACCTGCAGCTGCTCGGCGGCATCTGGATCCTGCAGACCTTCCCCGCCATCGTCTTCGGGCTCTACACCCGGTGGTTCCACCGCTGGGCGCTGTTCGCCGGGTGGGCGGTGGGCATGGCCTACGGCACCTGGACGGCGTACAACATCTCCAACCCGCTCACCGGCGCGCAGCACTTCGGCGGGTCCACGGCGAGCATCCCGCTGCTCGGGGAGAAGGGCTACGTCGCGATGACGGCGTGGGTGCTCAACGTCGTGGTGACGGTGGTCGCGACCGTGGTCCTGCGGGCGCTGAAGGTTCCGAACGGGCAGGACCGCACCCAGCCCGGCGACTACCTCGCCGACGCCGGCGAGCCTGGCGTACGGGACGTCGTGACCCCGGGCGTGACCGGAAAGTCCGGCGCGGCCGCGGAGGCGTAG
- a CDS encoding GNAT family N-acetyltransferase has protein sequence MLVRDARPSEYDAVSRLLGEVYGGESLVHPHYLPALGDTRRRAEDPATDVLVAVDAGRVVGTATLTLPGTLWTEDPPAEATLRMLAVAPDARRGGVGTALIEECTARCRLAGETTIALATTDSMADAHRRYERLGFVRVPERDWVTQSGEPLRAYVRSLPPAPVIREARPEEYAAAGQVTLAAYQRDGLLAGTDDYAETLLDTKRRAHEASLLVAVGEAAGEFAGEAEGAVLGTATYCPPGSPYHELSGPGEGEFRMLAVAPAARGRGVGELLVRTILRLARADGHHAVVLSTTTGAHRAHRLYERLGFDRVPERDWQPVPGLTLLAYRREI, from the coding sequence ATGCTTGTCCGCGACGCCCGACCGAGCGAGTACGACGCCGTGAGCCGCCTGCTGGGCGAGGTCTACGGTGGCGAGAGCCTGGTCCATCCCCACTACCTCCCCGCCCTGGGCGACACCCGCAGGCGAGCCGAGGATCCCGCGACCGACGTCCTCGTCGCGGTCGACGCCGGCCGGGTGGTCGGCACCGCGACTCTCACCCTGCCCGGCACCCTGTGGACGGAGGATCCGCCTGCGGAGGCGACGCTGCGGATGCTCGCGGTCGCCCCGGACGCGCGTCGAGGAGGCGTCGGCACCGCGCTGATCGAGGAGTGCACCGCGCGGTGCCGGCTGGCCGGGGAGACCACCATCGCGTTGGCCACCACCGACTCCATGGCCGACGCGCACCGCCGCTACGAACGCCTCGGCTTCGTCCGGGTGCCCGAGCGCGACTGGGTGACGCAGTCCGGTGAGCCACTGCGTGCGTACGTCCGTTCGCTGCCGCCCGCGCCGGTGATCCGGGAGGCACGTCCGGAGGAGTACGCCGCGGCCGGGCAGGTGACGCTGGCGGCATACCAGCGGGACGGCCTGCTGGCCGGCACGGACGACTACGCCGAGACACTGCTCGACACCAAGCGGCGGGCCCACGAGGCGTCGCTGCTGGTGGCCGTGGGCGAGGCTGCCGGAGAGTTCGCCGGGGAGGCCGAGGGGGCGGTGCTGGGCACGGCGACGTACTGCCCGCCCGGGTCGCCCTACCACGAGCTGAGCGGCCCGGGTGAGGGAGAGTTCCGCATGCTCGCGGTGGCGCCCGCCGCCCGGGGTCGCGGCGTCGGCGAACTCCTCGTCCGTACGATCCTGCGGCTGGCCCGCGCGGACGGCCACCACGCGGTCGTGCTGTCGACGACGACGGGTGCCCACCGGGCACACCGGCTGTACGAACGCCTCGGCTTCGACCGGGTACCCGAACGCGACTGGCAACCCGTGCCGGGTCTCACCCTGCTCGCCTACCGCCGCGAGATCTGA